From one Paenibacillus sp. FSL K6-1330 genomic stretch:
- the deoB gene encoding phosphopentomutase, whose amino-acid sequence MERFDRIHLIVLDSVGIGEAPDAADFDDVGSDTLGHIARECGGLNMPNMAALGLSNIREIEGVPVADKPRAYYTKMQEASNGKDTMTGHWEIMGLYIDTPFRVFPDGFPDELIQCIEEKTGRKVIGNKPASGTEIIEELGEEHVKTGALIIYTSADSVLQIAAHEDIVPLKELYEICEFCREITLEDPYMLGRIIARPFIGEVGSFKRTANRHDYALKPFGRTTMNEMKDAGLDVIALGKISDIFDGEGITKAVRTVSNMDGMDKMVQTLGESFKGLSFLNLVDFDAVYGHRRDPKGYGQALEDYDQRLPEVFEKMTEKDLLIITADHGNDPTYKGTDHTREYVPLLVYSPRFAEGKELPLCKTFADLGATVADNFGVKLPEHGTSFLNDLK is encoded by the coding sequence ATGGAACGTTTTGACCGAATTCACTTGATCGTATTGGACTCTGTAGGTATCGGTGAAGCACCGGATGCGGCTGATTTTGACGATGTCGGATCCGACACACTGGGTCATATCGCCCGCGAATGCGGCGGGCTCAACATGCCGAATATGGCAGCGCTCGGGCTGTCCAACATTCGGGAGATCGAGGGAGTCCCTGTCGCGGACAAACCTCGGGCTTACTATACGAAGATGCAGGAAGCTTCGAATGGCAAAGATACCATGACGGGTCACTGGGAGATCATGGGCTTGTATATCGATACGCCATTCCGCGTGTTCCCGGACGGATTCCCGGATGAGCTGATCCAGTGCATTGAAGAGAAGACCGGACGCAAGGTCATCGGCAACAAGCCGGCCAGCGGAACGGAGATTATCGAAGAGCTTGGCGAAGAGCACGTAAAAACGGGGGCTTTGATCATCTATACCTCGGCGGACTCCGTGCTTCAAATCGCTGCGCATGAGGATATCGTTCCACTGAAAGAGCTGTACGAAATCTGCGAATTCTGCCGCGAAATCACGCTGGAAGATCCTTATATGCTCGGCCGGATCATCGCGCGTCCGTTCATTGGCGAGGTGGGGAGCTTCAAGCGTACGGCGAATCGGCATGACTATGCCTTGAAGCCTTTCGGACGTACCACGATGAATGAAATGAAAGATGCTGGTCTAGACGTCATTGCTCTTGGTAAAATCTCCGATATTTTTGATGGCGAAGGCATTACGAAGGCAGTCAGAACCGTATCGAATATGGACGGCATGGACAAAATGGTGCAAACCCTGGGTGAATCCTTCAAGGGACTAAGCTTCCTGAACCTCGTGGATTTCGATGCGGTATACGGACACCGACGCGATCCAAAAGGATATGGCCAAGCGTTGGAGGATTACGATCAGCGCCTGCCCGAGGTATTTGAGAAAATGACGGAAAAGGATCTACTGATCATCACGGCCGACCACGGGAATGATCCGACTTACAAAGGAACGGACCATACGCGTGAATACGTACCGCTGCTTGTTTATTCTCCACGTTTTGCG
- a CDS encoding NupC/NupG family nucleoside CNT transporter, with protein MKYLIAILGLLVVFGLAFLVSNDKRHIRYRPLAVMIGLQLILGFILLNTNVGEYLVKGIANTFKALLDYAGAGIGFVFGGFAIEGDGPFFLNVLLPIVFISALIGILQYIKVLPFIVRYIGLVLSKVNGMGKLESYNAVASAILGQSEVFISVKKQIALIPKHRMYTLCASAMSTVSMSIVGAYMSMIEPRYVVTALVLNLFGGFIIASIVNPYKVDKEEDILEVQEEEKQSFFEMLGEYIMDGFKVAITVAAMLLGFVALIAMINGIFDIIFGITFQELLGYIFAPFAFVMGVPWKEAVDAGSIMATKLVSNEFVAMLDLANFTNMSERTVGIVSVFLVSFANFSSIGIIAGAVKGLNEKQGNVVARFGLKLLYGATLVSVLSATITGLFL; from the coding sequence ATGAAATATTTAATCGCCATACTAGGTTTGCTGGTCGTATTCGGTCTTGCGTTCCTTGTCAGCAATGATAAGCGCCACATCCGTTACCGTCCGCTGGCTGTCATGATTGGGCTGCAGCTGATCCTTGGATTTATACTGCTGAACACCAATGTCGGCGAGTATCTTGTTAAAGGGATAGCGAATACGTTTAAAGCGTTGCTTGACTACGCCGGAGCCGGAATCGGGTTTGTATTTGGCGGCTTTGCCATTGAAGGTGATGGTCCGTTCTTCTTGAATGTCCTGCTGCCAATCGTGTTTATTTCCGCTTTGATTGGTATACTTCAATATATTAAGGTACTGCCGTTTATCGTAAGATATATCGGTCTCGTCTTGAGTAAAGTCAACGGCATGGGTAAGCTGGAGTCTTACAATGCGGTAGCTTCAGCGATCCTGGGGCAATCCGAAGTGTTTATTTCGGTAAAAAAACAGATCGCGTTAATTCCGAAGCACCGTATGTATACGCTCTGTGCTTCCGCGATGTCCACGGTATCGATGTCGATCGTCGGTGCTTACATGAGCATGATCGAGCCACGGTACGTGGTGACCGCGCTTGTACTGAACCTGTTTGGCGGATTTATCATTGCTTCCATCGTCAATCCTTACAAGGTGGATAAGGAAGAGGATATCCTGGAGGTGCAAGAAGAGGAGAAGCAATCCTTCTTCGAGATGCTGGGCGAGTACATCATGGACGGTTTCAAGGTAGCGATTACCGTTGCAGCGATGCTCCTTGGTTTCGTTGCTTTAATCGCGATGATCAACGGCATTTTTGATATTATTTTCGGAATCACCTTCCAGGAGCTGTTAGGATATATTTTTGCTCCATTTGCTTTTGTCATGGGCGTGCCTTGGAAAGAAGCAGTGGATGCAGGCAGCATCATGGCTACGAAGCTGGTATCGAATGAGTTCGTTGCGATGCTCGATCTGGCCAACTTCACGAATATGTCCGAACGCACCGTGGGTATCGTATCGGTATTCCTGGTGTCCTTTGCGAACTTCTCCTCGATCGGCATCATTGCCGGCGCAGTTAAAGGCCTGAACGAGAAGCAGGGGAACGTGGTTGCGCGTTTCGGTCTCAAGCTGTTGTACGGCGCAACGCTGGTGAGCGTGCTGTCGGCCACGATTACTGGACTGTTCCTGTAA